Proteins encoded within one genomic window of Deinococcus budaensis:
- a CDS encoding PaaI family thioesterase: MTAPDLTALRERLERAAQTSGFTCFMGTRLRRLEAGVVEIELELRPDLTQHHGHAHGAVVGYLADTVSAWAAASVAGDVVTAEYKLNLLAPARGEVLWARGEVLRAGGRQVVVRADVYARSGGEDDTHVAAALATIAPVGRGAP, translated from the coding sequence ATGACGGCCCCGGACCTCACCGCCCTGCGCGAACGCCTGGAACGGGCCGCGCAGACGAGCGGCTTTACCTGCTTCATGGGCACCCGGCTGCGGCGGCTGGAGGCGGGCGTGGTGGAGATCGAACTGGAATTGCGCCCCGACCTGACCCAGCACCACGGCCACGCGCACGGGGCGGTCGTCGGTTACCTCGCGGACACGGTGAGCGCCTGGGCCGCTGCCTCGGTCGCCGGGGACGTGGTGACGGCCGAATACAAGCTCAACCTGCTGGCCCCGGCGCGGGGAGAAGTGCTGTGGGCACGCGGCGAGGTCCTGCGGGCCGGGGGCCGTCAGGTCGTCGTGCGGGCCGACGTGTACGCCCGCAGCGGGGGAGAGGACGACACCCACGTCGCGGCGGCGCTGGCGACCATCGCCCCGGTCGGGAGGGGAGCGCCGTGA
- a CDS encoding C39 family peptidase, with protein sequence MSRRHFLPTLSALVLLGTAPTPAAHAQPASVTLKNIRHELQGRDNCGPVTALTVAGYHGTRITQAQAASALKDSPRDPQVTSLELAAYLGRFGLRSVIRYVGTPQLLRGLVSRGLPVIVQQRLQPGSPVAHFRTVYGYDRGRFLTSDPLRGPALWLSEAELMDLWHYYNGEYMVAYPPGKESEVRAALGENFSAAANWQALRRVGESNVKARPNDPYNWWALGKANLRLGNVRAAAANFERAASLGVPTLYYLYRQEAFEAWTQSGDHDQTLKYAQQALRIDPASKELLRFRNLARAALGG encoded by the coding sequence ATGTCCAGGCGCCACTTTCTGCCCACCTTGTCCGCCCTGGTCCTGCTGGGGACCGCTCCCACCCCGGCGGCCCACGCCCAGCCTGCCAGCGTGACCTTGAAAAACATCCGCCACGAACTTCAGGGCCGGGACAACTGCGGCCCGGTCACGGCGCTGACGGTCGCGGGCTACCACGGCACCCGGATCACGCAGGCGCAGGCGGCGAGTGCGCTGAAAGATTCGCCGCGCGACCCGCAGGTCACCAGTCTGGAGCTGGCGGCGTACCTGGGGCGCTTCGGGCTGCGCAGCGTGATTCGCTACGTGGGGACGCCGCAGCTGCTGCGGGGCCTGGTGTCGCGCGGGCTGCCGGTGATCGTGCAGCAGCGGCTGCAACCCGGCAGCCCGGTGGCGCATTTCCGCACGGTGTACGGCTATGACCGGGGCCGCTTCCTGACTTCCGACCCCCTGCGCGGCCCGGCCCTGTGGCTGAGCGAGGCCGAGCTGATGGACCTCTGGCACTACTACAACGGCGAATACATGGTGGCCTACCCGCCGGGCAAGGAAAGCGAGGTGCGCGCGGCCCTGGGCGAGAACTTCAGCGCGGCGGCCAACTGGCAGGCGCTGCGGCGGGTGGGCGAGAGCAACGTGAAGGCCAGGCCGAACGATCCGTACAACTGGTGGGCGCTGGGCAAGGCGAACCTGCGGCTGGGCAATGTCCGGGCGGCCGCCGCCAACTTCGAGCGGGCCGCCTCGCTGGGCGTGCCCACGCTGTACTACCTGTACCGCCAGGAAGCGTTCGAGGCCTGGACCCAGTCGGGCGACCACGACCAGACACTCAAGTACGCGCAGCAGGCGCTGCGAATCGACCCGGCCAGCAAGGAACTGCTGAGGTTTCGCAACCTGGCCCGCGCGGCGCTGGGCGGGTAA
- a CDS encoding SDR family oxidoreductase: MNLQNKIIVVTGAASGIGLALATRFVQEGATVIASDLNADTGAQKAAEIGARFVPANVAKEEDLQALIADVLGQEGRIDLFCSNAGIAIGEGPETPDKQWDLIHRVNVMSHVWAARHLLPHYLERGEGYFLNTASAAGLLTELHSAPYAVTKHAALAFAEWLAITYADRGVKVSALCPEGVWTPMIQNAPILQQTAITTDELVEKTLEVLRQDGFLITTHPTTLQSFQKKAADYDGWIGGMRRLREKAMALLAAHGGRAFEAGEQTR, from the coding sequence ATGAACCTCCAGAACAAGATCATCGTCGTCACCGGCGCCGCCTCCGGCATCGGCCTCGCGCTCGCCACCCGCTTCGTGCAGGAGGGGGCGACCGTCATCGCCTCCGACCTCAACGCGGACACCGGCGCGCAGAAAGCCGCCGAGATCGGTGCCCGCTTTGTGCCCGCGAATGTGGCGAAGGAAGAGGACCTCCAGGCCCTGATCGCGGACGTGCTGGGGCAGGAGGGCCGTATCGACCTCTTCTGCTCCAACGCCGGAATCGCCATCGGGGAGGGGCCGGAGACGCCCGACAAGCAGTGGGACCTGATCCACCGGGTCAACGTGATGAGCCACGTCTGGGCCGCCCGGCACCTCCTCCCGCACTACCTGGAGCGCGGCGAGGGGTATTTCCTGAACACGGCGTCGGCGGCGGGCCTGCTGACCGAACTGCACTCGGCCCCCTACGCGGTGACCAAGCACGCGGCGCTCGCCTTTGCCGAGTGGCTGGCGATCACCTACGCCGACCGGGGCGTCAAGGTGTCGGCCCTCTGCCCGGAAGGCGTCTGGACGCCGATGATCCAGAACGCGCCGATCCTCCAGCAGACGGCGATCACGACGGACGAACTCGTGGAGAAGACGCTGGAGGTGCTGCGGCAGGACGGCTTCCTGATCACCACCCACCCCACGACCCTCCAGTCCTTCCAGAAGAAGGCCGCCGACTACGACGGCTGGATCGGCGGGATGCGGCGCCTGCGGGAAAAGGCGATGGCGCTGCTGGCCGCGCACGGGGGCCGGGCTTTCGAAGCGGGAGAGCAGACCCGATGA
- a CDS encoding family 10 glycosylhydrolase, with translation MTRTLKFAPLLLAPLILAACGGGGPRDTTPREVRGLWVDAFGPGLKTPAEVDLLVADARKMNVNVLFAQVGRRGDCYCNNAAMPRTNDPAVPAGFDPLADLLTKAHAQGIQVHAWIITTALWNSAVVAPPPGHAFHAHGPTATGRDNWLTLKADGTVKAGADWVMDPGHPDAAEYIKNMYVSVVKNYDVDGIQFDRVRYPDFNPVGGPVQWGYNETALERYRAESGTSGTPDPADPAWSAWRRQQVTNLVRETALAVKAVRPDVSVNAATITYGAGPADEAAFRTSRPYAEVGQDWLTWVEQGYLDLNVMMNYKRDFVADQALWFGQWNAFAAGLLRKYPDVGQVSGAAIYLNDQASSVNQIRQTQAAGLSGWAGYSYRTPDRDVNEAKRTKEEVIPELAAKLSGEGGPFEKPARWDRPDPAKLRAVGGRVTVASGPLGGRTAVLLNAQGSEVARTQTDGNGRYGFLRVPEGELRVKIGDVTSAALTAPARRVTAVPDLALP, from the coding sequence ATGACCCGGACCCTCAAGTTTGCCCCGCTGCTGCTGGCCCCCCTGATTCTCGCCGCGTGCGGGGGCGGCGGCCCGCGCGACACCACGCCCCGTGAGGTGCGCGGGCTGTGGGTGGACGCTTTCGGCCCCGGCCTGAAAACGCCCGCTGAAGTGGACCTGCTGGTCGCGGACGCGAGGAAGATGAACGTGAACGTCCTGTTCGCGCAGGTCGGGCGCCGGGGCGACTGCTACTGCAACAACGCCGCGATGCCGCGCACCAACGACCCCGCCGTGCCCGCCGGGTTTGATCCCCTCGCCGACCTGCTCACCAAGGCGCACGCGCAGGGCATCCAGGTTCACGCCTGGATCATCACGACCGCCCTGTGGAACAGCGCGGTGGTCGCGCCGCCGCCCGGCCACGCCTTCCACGCACACGGTCCCACGGCGACCGGGCGCGACAACTGGCTGACCCTCAAGGCCGACGGCACCGTGAAGGCGGGCGCCGACTGGGTGATGGACCCCGGGCATCCCGACGCCGCCGAGTACATCAAGAACATGTACGTCAGTGTCGTGAAGAACTACGACGTGGACGGCATCCAGTTCGACCGGGTGCGTTACCCCGACTTCAACCCGGTGGGCGGCCCGGTGCAGTGGGGCTACAACGAGACGGCGCTGGAACGCTACCGCGCCGAGTCGGGCACCTCGGGCACGCCCGACCCCGCCGACCCCGCGTGGAGCGCGTGGCGCCGCCAGCAGGTCACCAACCTGGTGCGCGAGACGGCGCTGGCGGTCAAGGCCGTGCGGCCTGACGTGAGCGTGAACGCCGCGACCATCACCTACGGGGCCGGGCCTGCGGACGAGGCCGCCTTCCGCACCTCGCGCCCCTACGCGGAGGTCGGGCAGGACTGGCTGACCTGGGTGGAACAGGGCTACCTCGACCTCAACGTGATGATGAACTACAAGCGCGATTTCGTGGCCGATCAGGCGCTGTGGTTCGGGCAATGGAACGCCTTTGCCGCCGGTCTGCTCAGGAAGTATCCCGACGTGGGACAGGTCAGCGGGGCGGCGATCTACCTCAACGATCAGGCCAGCAGCGTGAACCAGATTCGCCAGACGCAGGCGGCGGGCCTCAGCGGCTGGGCCGGGTACTCCTACCGCACGCCCGACCGCGACGTGAACGAGGCCAAGCGCACCAAGGAGGAGGTCATCCCCGAGCTGGCCGCGAAGCTCAGCGGCGAGGGTGGCCCCTTCGAGAAGCCTGCCCGCTGGGACCGCCCCGACCCCGCCAAATTGCGGGCGGTGGGTGGCCGCGTGACGGTGGCGAGTGGCCCGCTAGGCGGCCGGACCGCCGTGCTGCTGAATGCCCAGGGAAGCGAGGTCGCCCGCACCCAGACGGACGGCAACGGACGCTACGGCTTCCTGCGGGTGCCGGAGGGCGAGCTGCGGGTGAAGATCGGGGACGTGACGAGCGCCGCCTTGACCGCTCCGGCCCGCCGGGTCACCGCCGTGCCGGACCTCGCGCTGCCTTGA
- a CDS encoding hotdog fold thioesterase has translation MTALEGPQAVAFAQSVLDSQPFSVLVGARVEHMAPDGVVVRVPFRAELTQHHGFAHGGVQAALADIALTFMGAAALGPSVLTSEFKINFLRPGVGDALVARGSVISATRRQAVTRCDIFAVQGGQGKLVATALGTIVVADVAPAGGGA, from the coding sequence GTGACGGCGCTGGAGGGGCCGCAGGCGGTCGCCTTCGCGCAGAGCGTGCTGGATTCACAGCCCTTCAGCGTGCTCGTGGGGGCGCGGGTAGAGCACATGGCGCCGGATGGGGTGGTCGTGCGCGTGCCCTTCCGGGCGGAGCTGACCCAGCACCACGGCTTCGCGCACGGGGGCGTGCAGGCGGCGCTGGCCGACATCGCCCTCACCTTTATGGGGGCGGCGGCGCTTGGCCCCAGCGTGTTGACCTCGGAATTCAAGATCAACTTTTTGCGGCCCGGCGTGGGTGACGCGCTGGTCGCGCGGGGCAGTGTTATCAGCGCGACCCGGCGGCAGGCGGTGACCCGCTGCGACATCTTCGCCGTGCAGGGCGGGCAGGGAAAGCTGGTCGCCACCGCGCTGGGCACCATCGTCGTGGCGGACGTGGCCCCGGCGGGGGGTGGGGCGTGA
- a CDS encoding acyl-CoA dehydrogenase family protein: MTMFDVSPRTTDLHARLTAFMDEYIYPNEAEFHRQVNEGNRWEHVQLIEDLKPRARAEGLWNLFLPPASDPRGEFGPGLSNLEYAPLCEVMGRVWWAPEIFNCNAPDTGNMEVLARYGTPEQQEQWLVPLLNGEIRSAFSMTEPEVASSDATNIQASITRDGDDYVINARKWWTSGAGDPRCAVSIFMGKTDPNAERHLQQSMILVPMDAPGVTTERMLTVFGYDDAPHGHAEMTFQDVRVPASSILLGEGRGFEIAQGRLGPGRIHHCMRLIGQAERALELMVERSGQRVAFGKPLAGHQHVREAIAHSRMEIDQARLLTMQAAHMMDTVGNKAARGQIAAIKVVAPNVALRVIDRAIQVFGGAGVSQDTPLPMMYAQARTLRLADGPDIVHTETVAKEELRAHGVDLRRR; this comes from the coding sequence ATGACCATGTTCGACGTTTCCCCGCGCACCACCGACCTGCACGCCCGCCTGACCGCCTTCATGGACGAGTACATCTATCCCAACGAGGCCGAGTTCCACCGCCAGGTGAACGAGGGCAACCGCTGGGAGCACGTCCAGCTCATCGAGGACCTCAAGCCGAGGGCGCGGGCCGAGGGCCTCTGGAACCTCTTCCTGCCGCCCGCCAGCGACCCCCGGGGCGAGTTCGGCCCCGGCCTGAGCAACCTCGAATACGCCCCGCTGTGCGAGGTGATGGGCCGGGTCTGGTGGGCGCCCGAAATCTTCAACTGCAACGCGCCCGACACCGGCAACATGGAGGTCCTGGCCCGCTACGGCACCCCCGAGCAGCAGGAGCAGTGGCTCGTGCCCCTCCTGAACGGCGAGATTCGCTCCGCGTTCTCCATGACTGAGCCGGAGGTCGCCTCCAGTGACGCGACGAACATCCAGGCCAGCATCACCCGCGACGGCGACGACTACGTCATCAACGCCCGTAAGTGGTGGACCAGCGGGGCGGGCGATCCCCGCTGCGCGGTCAGCATCTTCATGGGCAAGACCGATCCCAACGCCGAGCGCCACCTCCAGCAGTCCATGATTCTGGTGCCGATGGACGCGCCGGGCGTGACCACCGAGCGGATGCTGACCGTCTTCGGCTACGACGACGCCCCGCACGGCCACGCCGAGATGACCTTTCAGGACGTGCGCGTGCCTGCCTCCTCCATCCTGCTGGGCGAGGGCCGGGGCTTCGAGATCGCGCAGGGGCGCCTGGGGCCGGGCCGCATTCACCACTGCATGCGGCTGATCGGTCAGGCGGAGCGGGCGCTGGAGCTGATGGTGGAACGCAGCGGCCAGCGCGTCGCCTTCGGCAAGCCGCTCGCCGGGCACCAGCACGTGCGCGAGGCCATCGCCCACAGCCGCATGGAGATCGACCAGGCCCGGCTGCTGACCATGCAGGCCGCGCACATGATGGACACCGTGGGCAACAAGGCCGCGCGGGGCCAGATCGCGGCGATCAAGGTGGTCGCCCCCAACGTCGCCCTGCGGGTGATTGACCGCGCCATTCAGGTCTTCGGCGGCGCGGGCGTCAGCCAGGACACGCCGCTGCCCATGATGTATGCCCAGGCCCGCACCCTGCGCCTCGCCGACGGCCCCGACATCGTGCACACCGAGACGGTGGCGAAGGAGGAGCTGCGGGCGCATGGGGTGGACCTGCGGCGGCGGTAG
- a CDS encoding SDR family oxidoreductase codes for MALKELFDLTGKVALITGGSRGLGLQIAEALGEYGATVVLTARKQNELDDARAHLTGMGITAHVYPHDLSQFETIEPLVERIHAEVGPIHILVNNAGATWGAPAEDHPFEAWQKVINLNVNGLFLLTQAVGKRCMIPARAGRIINVASVAGLRGNSPRMAGTLAYNTSKGAVVNLTRTLAAEWAKYGITVNSICPGYFPTKMTKGTLAYGEETILGYTPLGRLGNDEDLKGLSLLLASDASAYMTGQNIAVDGGITAI; via the coding sequence ATGGCACTCAAGGAACTCTTCGACCTCACCGGCAAAGTCGCCCTGATCACCGGAGGCTCGCGCGGCCTCGGCCTGCAAATCGCCGAGGCGCTGGGCGAGTACGGGGCGACCGTCGTCCTGACCGCCCGCAAGCAAAACGAGCTGGACGATGCCAGGGCACACCTCACCGGGATGGGCATCACCGCGCACGTCTACCCGCACGACCTGTCGCAGTTCGAGACCATCGAGCCGCTGGTCGAGCGCATCCACGCGGAGGTCGGCCCCATCCACATCCTCGTGAACAACGCCGGGGCCACCTGGGGCGCGCCCGCTGAGGACCATCCCTTCGAAGCGTGGCAGAAGGTCATCAACCTCAACGTGAATGGCCTCTTTCTGCTCACCCAGGCAGTCGGGAAGCGCTGCATGATTCCGGCCAGGGCAGGCCGCATCATCAACGTCGCCTCGGTCGCCGGGCTGCGCGGCAACAGCCCCCGCATGGCGGGCACGCTCGCCTACAACACGTCCAAGGGTGCGGTCGTGAACCTTACCCGCACGCTGGCCGCCGAGTGGGCCAAGTACGGCATCACCGTCAACTCGATCTGCCCCGGGTACTTCCCCACCAAGATGACCAAGGGCACCCTCGCGTATGGCGAGGAGACCATCCTGGGCTACACGCCGCTGGGCCGACTCGGTAACGACGAGGACCTCAAGGGCCTCTCGCTGCTGCTCGCCTCGGACGCCTCGGCCTACATGACCGGGCAGAACATCGCGGTGGACGGCGGCATCACGGCGATCTGA
- a CDS encoding BadF/BadG/BcrA/BcrD ATPase family protein — MTGPPLALGLDAGGSGTGWALVGGGAVVARGQARPLTAALLARAEGEAALAQLTRALPGVPDTVHAGVPGLHSGSAAADTVRAALARALGVPPGRVTVEGDLDLAYRAHLAPGEGILLYAGTGSIAYHVSGDGGAVVRAGGRGYRLGDDGGGFSLGRAALRWLTDTLDAGEVPSSPLAAEIAALTGGLDWPALRAFAYGGPGAAAIASLAPAVGRAADAGDPVAQALLDGAAASLADLARRVQARVGPLPVRATGGALRVSPRLPAALARQLPGVIVAWIDHAEAAARMAAAHQPG, encoded by the coding sequence GTGACCGGGCCGCCCCTCGCCCTGGGGCTGGACGCGGGAGGCAGCGGCACCGGCTGGGCGCTGGTGGGGGGCGGGGCGGTGGTCGCGCGCGGGCAGGCCCGGCCGCTGACCGCCGCGCTGCTCGCCCGCGCGGAGGGGGAAGCGGCGCTGGCCCAGCTCACGCGGGCGCTTCCGGGCGTGCCGGACACCGTCCACGCCGGGGTGCCGGGCCTGCACTCCGGCTCGGCGGCGGCGGACACGGTGCGCGCGGCGCTGGCGCGGGCGCTGGGGGTCCCCCCCGGGCGCGTGACCGTTGAGGGGGACCTCGACCTCGCCTACCGGGCGCACCTCGCGCCGGGAGAGGGCATCTTGCTGTACGCGGGGACCGGGAGCATCGCCTACCACGTCTCGGGGGACGGCGGCGCGGTCGTCCGGGCGGGCGGGCGCGGCTACCGCCTGGGCGACGACGGCGGCGGCTTCAGCCTGGGCCGCGCGGCGCTGCGCTGGCTGACCGACACGCTCGACGCCGGAGAGGTGCCGTCCTCGCCGCTGGCCGCCGAGATCGCCGCCCTGACGGGCGGCCTCGACTGGCCGGCGCTGCGGGCCTTCGCCTACGGGGGGCCGGGCGCCGCCGCCATCGCCTCGCTCGCCCCGGCGGTGGGCCGCGCCGCCGACGCCGGGGACCCGGTCGCGCAGGCGCTGCTGGACGGGGCCGCCGCGTCCCTGGCCGACCTCGCCCGGCGGGTGCAGGCGCGGGTGGGGCCGCTGCCCGTCCGGGCCACCGGGGGCGCCCTGCGCGTCAGTCCACGGTTGCCTGCCGCCCTGGCCCGGCAGCTGCCCGGCGTGATCGTCGCCTGGATCGACCACGCGGAGGCGGCGGCGCGGATGGCGGCGGCGCATCAGCCTGGGTGA
- a CDS encoding MaoC family dehydratase — protein sequence MHLDDLRARLGGELALSEWVTVSPEMVGQFADATGDHQFIHVDPVRAAQTPFGGPVAHGFLTLSLLAGHFMTGGGFPALEGVRMVVNYGLNRVRFIAPVPVGGRLRNRATLLNVEDGPGYAQLTVANTIELEGSEKPAATAETVMRVYL from the coding sequence ATGCACCTCGACGACCTCCGCGCCCGCCTCGGCGGGGAACTCGCCCTCTCGGAGTGGGTGACCGTCTCGCCGGAGATGGTGGGGCAGTTTGCCGACGCGACGGGCGACCATCAGTTCATCCACGTGGACCCCGTGCGGGCCGCGCAGACGCCCTTTGGGGGGCCGGTCGCGCACGGTTTCCTGACCCTCTCGCTGCTGGCGGGGCACTTCATGACCGGCGGCGGCTTTCCCGCGCTGGAGGGCGTGCGGATGGTGGTGAACTACGGCCTGAACCGGGTGCGCTTCATTGCGCCCGTGCCGGTGGGCGGCCGCCTGCGCAACCGCGCCACATTGCTGAACGTGGAAGACGGCCCCGGTTACGCCCAGCTCACCGTCGCCAACACCATCGAGCTGGAGGGCAGTGAAAAGCCCGCCGCCACCGCCGAGACCGTGATGCGGGTGTACCTGTGA
- a CDS encoding CbrC family protein: MPLQDESASALPAFPYYADPLADGCFEQRPIACEVCGQAREWAYVGGMYVEDDPETICPWCVADGRAAAKFEGTFQDVDFSETASAESVTAVLNRTPRVILWNPIHWPDHCGECCTYLGTLTPSGQPEITSHESVQQEAAVIARSMSRTWTNEDALDCAEQGTLTLHLFQCRTCQTYRLSPDGT; this comes from the coding sequence ATGCCGCTTCAAGACGAGTCCGCTTCAGCCCTTCCCGCTTTCCCTTATTACGCTGACCCTCTGGCTGATGGCTGTTTCGAGCAGCGGCCTATTGCCTGCGAAGTTTGTGGTCAGGCACGCGAGTGGGCGTATGTCGGCGGGATGTATGTAGAGGACGACCCCGAAACTATCTGCCCCTGGTGCGTGGCCGATGGTCGCGCGGCTGCTAAGTTTGAAGGCACCTTTCAGGATGTGGACTTTTCGGAGACAGCCAGTGCGGAAAGCGTGACGGCTGTTCTCAACCGCACGCCACGCGTGATTCTCTGGAATCCCATTCACTGGCCGGACCACTGCGGCGAATGCTGTACCTACCTGGGAACCCTCACGCCCTCGGGGCAGCCAGAGATCACGTCTCACGAAAGCGTTCAGCAAGAAGCCGCTGTAATCGCACGGTCCATGTCCCGCACTTGGACCAATGAGGACGCGCTGGACTGCGCCGAGCAGGGCACCCTGACGCTCCACCTCTTCCAGTGCCGCACCTGTCAAACCTACCGTCTGTCCCCAGACGGAACTTGA
- a CDS encoding SMP-30/gluconolactonase/LRE family protein, with product MRLRTLLGLTLGAGLGWLLLAPTRVRPVAWEGPGLAPSRTGGPYADNGRLDTAEHFAPVPGQTSPESVAVDAQGRLYSGFGSGAIVRFAPDGSRPEVVANTGGRPLGLRFHPDGSLLVADALRGLLRVRLDGGEPEVLATGAEGVPFRFTDDLDVDRAGRFVYFTDASSKYPWPHELLDLLEHGGHGRVLRHDLETGDTAVLARGLNFPNGVTLGPEEAYLVVTETGGPRVHRLWLVGERAGTLEVFTDHLPGYPDNVRWDGVDTFWVALPSRRSPLLDATARQPWLRRMIARISERVKLPLPEESMLVALNLEGRPVAFAQGSGPGSYGYITQVLPHGEHLILSSLHGETLARVPVAQVQS from the coding sequence GTGAGGCTCCGAACGCTCCTCGGCCTGACCCTCGGCGCGGGCCTGGGCTGGCTCCTGCTCGCGCCCACACGGGTGCGCCCGGTCGCCTGGGAGGGGCCGGGCCTGGCCCCCTCGCGGACGGGCGGGCCATACGCGGACAACGGGCGGCTGGACACGGCGGAACACTTCGCCCCGGTGCCCGGTCAGACCTCGCCGGAGTCGGTCGCGGTGGATGCCCAGGGACGCCTCTACAGCGGCTTCGGCAGCGGGGCCATCGTCCGCTTCGCGCCGGACGGCTCCCGGCCCGAGGTCGTGGCGAACACGGGCGGGCGGCCTCTGGGCCTGCGCTTTCACCCGGACGGCTCGCTGCTCGTCGCGGACGCGCTGCGCGGGCTGCTGCGGGTGCGGCTGGACGGGGGAGAGCCAGAGGTCCTCGCCACCGGGGCGGAGGGCGTCCCCTTCCGCTTCACCGACGACCTCGACGTGGACCGGGCCGGGCGCTTCGTCTACTTCACCGACGCGTCGAGCAAGTACCCCTGGCCGCATGAACTCCTCGACCTGCTGGAACACGGCGGGCACGGGCGGGTGCTGCGGCACGACCTGGAGACGGGCGACACCGCCGTCCTCGCACGCGGCCTGAACTTTCCCAACGGGGTCACGCTGGGGCCAGAGGAGGCGTATCTGGTCGTCACCGAGACGGGGGGACCCAGGGTGCACCGGCTGTGGCTGGTGGGTGAGCGGGCCGGAACGCTGGAGGTGTTCACCGACCACCTCCCCGGCTACCCCGACAACGTACGCTGGGACGGCGTGGACACCTTCTGGGTCGCCCTGCCCAGCCGCCGCTCGCCGCTGCTGGACGCCACCGCGCGTCAGCCCTGGCTGCGGCGGATGATTGCCCGGATTTCCGAACGAGTGAAGCTCCCGCTTCCCGAGGAATCCATGCTCGTCGCTCTGAATTTGGAGGGCCGCCCGGTCGCCTTCGCGCAGGGAAGCGGGCCGGGGAGTTACGGCTATATCACCCAGGTGTTGCCCCACGGCGAGCACCTGATCCTGAGTTCCCTGCACGGCGAGACGCTGGCCCGCGTGCCCGTCGCGCAGGTGCAGTCATGA
- a CDS encoding GNAT family N-acetyltransferase → MPTLLDASPDDPRVASLMQAQQRELRALYNDTDERTEPFDPATLAGEGSALVAVEEGGALLACGALKCLSHDTAEIKRMYTVPEARGQGLGRRVLGALIERGRALGYARLVLETGDLQAEALRLYGSAGFVRIPNYGYYVGMENSLCYGLQLEAEAPSGTRLPPDPYPQT, encoded by the coding sequence ATGCCCACCCTGCTGGACGCCTCCCCCGACGATCCGCGCGTCGCCAGCCTGATGCAGGCCCAGCAGCGCGAGTTGCGCGCCCTGTACAACGACACCGACGAGCGCACCGAACCCTTCGACCCGGCCACCCTGGCGGGCGAGGGCAGCGCGCTGGTGGCGGTCGAGGAAGGGGGAGCGCTGCTGGCGTGCGGAGCGCTCAAATGCCTCAGCCACGACACGGCGGAGATCAAGCGCATGTATACCGTGCCGGAAGCGCGCGGCCAGGGCCTGGGGCGCCGGGTTCTGGGGGCGCTGATCGAGCGGGGGCGGGCGCTGGGGTACGCCCGGCTGGTGCTGGAGACGGGTGACCTTCAGGCGGAGGCGCTGCGGCTGTACGGGTCGGCGGGCTTTGTCCGCATTCCCAATTACGGCTACTACGTCGGCATGGAAAACAGCCTCTGCTACGGGTTGCAGTTGGAGGCGGAGGCCCCATCGGGAACCCGGCTTCCCCCAGACCCGTACCCCCAGACATGA